The nucleotide window actcttcccgtttaagacagagcaataatagcacatcgaatttggaacaccctgtataacacagCCGACATCTCACAAACTTTTCGCTCAACTCGAGATGAAATTCTTGCCAGAAGTAacaatgtaaacaaaaaaacgtccctaaatttaagccagtgataaagttaccttaattgaaaaaagacaatGTGATTATGTACCCTAATATTCAACTCACgactaatttcggaaatattacGCCCTTGTTCATACAAAAgtactatattatttttaatattatcgcTCAGATTTGGTGGCATTGCAGCTGAACGATGAActgagaaaataccaaaaaataaaattgtctcaatgaattgggccagcaatacatgtttgtgtgcaaaatattgatgtatatgttaggacttgcgacgtattaTTATATCATGGATTAGAATTGTGTTGTTTATTAGTTGAAATAtccaaagtgagtttaagaaactgatgttactcccatggacaaccccagccattgggtagtactgttggaattcccagcgcttaacacccatcttcggctgagggaagttattttatgattgggatttccagcactattctttgtcggactaaaattgcgaatctaaattaaagataCCGCCAAACaaatacaatggctgggctccaataaaagcccagcgaccatgcctctaagtgctacgctttaacgcgacaaggtagcctagaaaccgctaatggggccttatcgggagtacgtctatgggtgttgtacctccgtatcagtacttaaagagggtgcgaaactgaagaggttctcttttctcgctacttcatcacggacttGTGCGCGCTAGATTCTtctcaacattctttaaataacgtatctctcgatattgtacagttgttaatgttaccaataaacctttgttacgtctcttatacgcgaaaacagtgtctctgagactgcgaactcagggtggtccttcataatcgatcaatccaatccacgatctacgtagttcacggttatcgtatcgaaaggggtgaatcgacccatccacgtacacgcgccaaatttggaccaaacagtatatacacaaaaaggaggatccaacaaaaagtaatctaggtcaagtgtgacaaaaaaaggtacCCGACCCACAGTaccgcaagcgattttgatttgaaactggtcgaccacttttgtgaCCGATAGTACATTCGATAATATTTAGGTGATTTTTTCTCCACACACCTGAATTCTTCTTCGAAAATGGAGCTTACTAATATGCGCAGTTAGataattactttttctagCCTCTCTATAAGCAAAACTCCATgcaatcattttaaaaactttgttgttttttcGCTGAAAGATACTTTTTCCATAGAATTATCataataagaagaaaattgaatacaTATGTAAAGAGTCAATAACTTTATATGACTCACCTTGTCTACAAACAAGTGGAAACAACTAGTGGGGATTTTATAATATGttttataatgtttaataaGTTTTATAATGGTATAAACTGAAATAATTCCATAAGTGTTCAACGGTTAAAGAAAAGAACATAGAACGAGTGTGTGCCTAAGTTCTTATTAAAGTGGTAGTGTCATAGTGACAAAATGATTTGTCAGGAAAGTCATGACAATTACCACCGTACAACTTCTTCTTATTCTGTTTCATCCCCGATTTGTTACGATCATCAACTTGAGGAATGTCTGCAAAAGTTTGAAGACAGTGCTAGGAAAGAAACTTTCCATCTACTAAATACGGCATATTATAAGGGTGCATATCGAATTGAATGTGGTTTAAGTCCAGCGCGAATATTCAGTTCAGTTATTACATTAtctaaatcaacaaaaattggtaaaataaCATTCAATGAACTTGAATGgatcacatttttaaatgtgcTGAACGaaaaaatgtgtgattttttcaatgatcGAACGGCTCCGGGTGACGTGATAACTTTTTCATGCGGCGATTTTACAGAAGTGACTCAAATGATGGGGTTTACTGATGATAGTgatttcaaaaaagtattgaaaatattaaaacattctgtaagtttttatttgaccGAAAATGATGTACATCAAATTGTTCACATTGATTTACACCTTATTCGTCCACGGTTGGCTATATTGAATGATCTGCAATTTTGTGTCTATTAttacaatataataaatgtatCTACTTAACTCTTGGTGCATTGCAAATAATGTTAATAGAAAAGGTCTATTAGAATTATATAACTTAGTTTGCGATAAATTATGCATGGGAAATATGCTACTAAGTAGCACTCTCAAGGAATacctatattattattatgataaaGTTGTACaggatttaaataaagaataaaatttgcaCTGCTAAACTTATATGTAATTAGTTTACAAAGCTTTTTTACTAAGTATCGTTTTTCTTCGCCCCTCCCCATATGCttccatattttctttaaatattaacaattttccaaataccTCTGTAGTAGTGAATTTTCTGTTAAGATAGGCACAATGCAAAATTTAGTCGACTTTTTGGGTCCATATCACGTTAAGCCACTAGagatttaaggttttttttttaaatgacttaTTTGATGTTGTAACACgtgattttttacaaaaaaatgcggattttagacttttattgcaaaaaaatttttttcttccgCTATTTTGTGCTATTTTTGGAACTTAGCATTTATTTCCAATAGATAAAGTGTCCTTCGGGACAATGGAGTGAATTGGGGTGCTGGGTGGagtaaaacaaaacaaaaaagagtTGACCTGAATTAACTtaaactaacccgaactaacctaaactaattTAATCTAAGCAGGAGGTCTACATCGATATAGGCCTCACTTACCTTACTTTACCTTACTCTTCCTAAAGAGCACCTCCCCTATCTTCCATTTAACTTGAGCGATTCCTCTTACCTTTGACTCTGGCCCTTTCCTTACCCTACCTTACCCTATCTAGCCTTACCTTACCCTACCCAACACCCCAATTCACTCCAGGATTCCGAAGGACACTTTACCTATTGGAAATAAATGCTAAACTCGAAAAATAGCACAagcaaaagattttttttttgcaataaaagtctaaaatccgcatatttttgtaaagaaCCATGTATTAGAACATCAAAtaagtcattaaaaaaaacttaaatcttTAGTGGCTTAAAGTGATATGTCACTAACTTTTTAATTGGAAACAAAGATATTAAACAATTGAAAAGtgaagaattaaaatgtttcccgctcaagtattttttgaaagaagCAGGCTGCATAGATCTTCTAAATATTTGGGGTAAGGTTTCCCATGAATATACTAGCAATTATGAACTGCAAATAAGACTACCATGTTTCGTTCACCACAACCGACTCGAAGTTCGCGTTCATATAAGTGGTCCGCCGTCATCGCAAAAGATGTGTCCACATTGTTTGCAGACTTTAGGTTGTTACGTTTAATCTCCGATTAGCAGGGAAATGTATTATACTTGTATTACCtgtattaaaagaaaaataaatcaataaatgttTCTGGTTCAATCCAATCTAAGTTAAtctttatcttttttaatgataattaaaaactgtGAAATGACCTGTCATTCGCATTCTAACATgttgttaaggactttaggttattgtttgtTGTTGTAGTTTGcttacttaattaatttgtactttcatctcttaagttacgcccatgtgtatcgatacgtatttgaaggattccatctgggcaACTATTGATAACAAAGGTGAACCAAATAACAAAGGTGGCctagaaatttgttaaattaaaatttaatttaaaattgttattagtttctttatttataaatttattaatttaaaccaCTGACTTTGTCagcagaaaataataaataaaatgagcAGATTGCAGTGTCTcatatttaatcatttttctcgaaaacagaGTAAGTTATCGGTTTTAAAccagagtaccttttttgtgtatttttaaacaaactcTAAGAAAAACTGACCAAATATGCATTTTGTCCacgcacaaaaaaaattatcgaaaaaattTCTAGGCCACCCCTGTTATTTGGTTACCatagcaactaaaaataatgtactCATCAATAGTTGTTGCACCCATCGGCCACATCTTGAGTAccaactttcaataaaatcacaaaagccctttggaaaaaaataatagaaatatgtttttccaaactatcataaaacgccctgtatcttttttattaagcatttttggacacacATTTATATAGAATTTCGGGCATAAAATGATGTAATCTACCTTCCATATCAATTTAGCAccataatttagaaacaccctgtataagagaggggtgtaattatttttttaactcaatttaaaaaaaatttcagggGCTTTAATTCGGGCTAAAGCAAAAGATATTGTACAAACTTTGCagtataaaaatttcagtgcGTCATCTGGGTGCCTTGAAAAATTCCGCAAAAGGTATAACATAACTTTCAAAGTCATATCTGAGGAGGCTTGAAGTGTCAATTCAGGATACGTCGAAAGTTTTCTAAATAAGATGACGTCATTGATAAAGGATTATTCATATCTTCAACGCAGACGAAACGGGTCTATTTTTTCGCACTTTACCAGACAAAACTTTAACGTTTAAACGAGAGAAGTGCACCGATGGAAAATTATCTAAAGAAAGACTTACTATTCTGCATTATGTTAATATGGATGGAGAGAAGAAAAGATTGTTAGTAAtcggtaaataaaaaagtccAAGAGCATTTAAGAATattaatatgaataaattgaCTGTTGTGTGGAAAAGTAATAGAAAAGCTTTTATGACATCTGCTATAATAGAAGAATTGTTAAGAGATTTTGATATAAGAATGGGtgcaaaaagaagaaaaattttgctatttttaaacaatgcgTGTTCTCCCCCCAAAGACATTCAACTAGTTTTTCTACCACCAAATTGCACGTCAGTTGTTCAACCTCTAGATTATggtattatcaaaaatttcaaagctttttATAGATCAattatggttaaaaatttgttatcaaaAATGGAATTTGTTGATAGTATTAAAGGGTTTACTAAAGTTATAAATATACTGGAtgctgtttattttttaaaaactgcctGGCAGAAGGTAACGGCAGAgacaattgaaaattgtttccgTAAAACTGGAATAACACGCGAacaagtgaaaataaatatagaaaacggAGATGATTCAGTAAAAGATGATCTACCTTTGTCTGTTTTATCTGAAATGTTGCGAAACTATGAAGCACTAGGGATTAGTAGCAAAAACTTAGAcgactttattaatattgataTCGGTTTAATAGTAGAACGTGATGATGAACCCTTTACTGTCGATTCTGTAACACAAGAGGAAACTGTACACATTTCGGATGACTCGGATGCAGAACCAGATATCAATGATCAAACAACGCCACAAAGTTATCAACAAGCTATTTGTTTGGtaaaacaattacaaaaatttaccaaaaaaaaaagagatgCAGTAGCAATGGAGATCTGATTTAGAATTACATTTCCAAGAAAGcaacattaaaacaaaaagtcgTCAAAGTACGTTATTAGATTATTTCAGTGtagcataattaaatttgttcatgaatttctttatatttaactACTCCAGTTATggaatataatattaataactatattatgttttaataataaacacagacttttaatgaaatagctttggtttttatttacaaattccCATAAGCGGACACCTCCATTAGCCGGACATATTTTGACAGACCCGACAGTGTCCGCTTGTGAAAGATTTCACTGTAGTTTAATTGATAAACTGACTGGTATAGCTAAAATAGTTGTAAATATACAGAATATATCTACATGGGATGATTTGAACTCCATTCTGCATCGAAACTTCGCAAATTAAAGAGATGAAACTTGCTTAAATAGGGACCTTGTTATGTTAAGACAGAACTAAAATGAAGACCCGAATCAATTTTATGACCGAGTATTATTACTTTATTCGTATCTTAATAGTCATAAAAATACTGACGccgcaaaaaattttaaaaagtcattatacagggtattagtgaaataactttcgtaaatttaaccaacgattaagaacatcattttgaacaaaaaagtccCTTACAAtaggggtcgaaaacctaatagtttttcaaaaaaaatatcaaagttggtaaccgaaaaggtataagttttaatattttaataaaatgtgaaaaaatatacctGACACATGTTGATTGTGtgacatgtaacaaaaaaactaaaattattcaacaataacattgttaaaagcaattgaaaacttaattaataacttaagcggtaaaaaaaaacgtaagcgGCAACGCTGCACTGAACGTGACCGAAAAAgagaagtttgtttttgttatagttgtttttttatggcccttatgaaggtcgctcacccacgttgcaggtgaagtgataaggcattggaatgcgcagtaaacagattgacttagtacctcaatagtatatgagttatgtaaccatctgcactttatcccattttatgtgacatatgatcctgggcaaagATACCTGAcgccatggacatgtggagCTCATTAGTGACCATCAAGAAGAGACAAGAcaaaaactacccttattttttaaatttgtcatggactgtatgtcctttcatacttttaatattttaatgtgatttcggtctcgcttaatgcatcttctgtcggtatACGCAACAGATCATCCGCAAGGTTAATTTGGGCAAActttaactgattttattccaacttattaacagtacctaagtgacaatgtattctgtacgccagtatcatgacatgcttttgatccATGGAGAggcgttacaaaattctgaagaagttagGCGCATTTATGGTAATccttatccagaaagaaaacttccagctcgacaaacatttgtgcgagTTTCCCAAAATATTCTGGATACAGGGAGTGTTGTTTCTTCATATCAAGGACACGAGGTCGACAGagagaagttggttctgaagccgaagaacaaattttaaaccttgttcaaaagagttcaacaaggagtacccggagtagagcatgcatggactcaaatggtgaacatttcgaacatttaatgtagcaaaaataataacacaTTTATCTTTTTAAGTGTGATGTAAGTGATGTAAAATGCGTAACGTAATACGTTAtgctaattaaagatgataacaatagtttaaagttaaatggctttttaaaataataaaataagtatcacataatttttaaatttcctgaatttaatgcattttgttaattatgtattgTAAAACTTACCATATCCAGAAAAAGCGCCCCAAAGTACCCCCAAAAGACCCACTTCATGCACCTACTTAGGTAAATAcggaaatgaaataaatatgacACGACGCTGCCAATTCTCacaaaaggttttttttattttccggggaaatggttgtatttacaaCCCCTCTTGTacggaacttttttgttccaaATGATGTTCCTAATCACTAGTTAAATCcataaaagttatttcactaacattGTCTATAATGACTTAGctttaaaaactttccttTCTTGACTAAAAGAACCATTAGGTAAAATAATACGTTGTATGAGATCCAGAAGTTTAGCTGAAGTCCTTCAGTGCATAACACAGGAATATAACAATCAGTACTtctaaaatttgtcaaaaGGAGTATTAGATAAATCCACACATTTTGTAAGACCAAATGTAAAACCTCAATCCAGTCAACAATTCAGACTACTATTCTTTGCACAACCGCCGCATAATTTGTTTATGCCTACAATAAGACCTCAAATCCTTCAATGACCATCACAACCAATAAATATAAGGCcaaattttaacagaataCTACAATGATTTCCAACAAATTCTCACATTTTTGGAAGTCCGAATCAATCAAACGTGTTCAGACCTAATCAAAACAGAGCCCTTCCAGCTCTACAACCAATGAGTGTCTGTACATCAGGGTCAAAGAAATCTTTACAATATAATCGATTTCCAGGAcctaatttctaaaataattagcCTAAATATATTGCTGAAGAACTGTATAATGCTGAAATGCAGTCCACATCAAGTTACGATCAGTTTGATCAATATAGATTGCCAGAATCAGGTGCGATCTATACTGACTTGACATATTCAACCAACTGTGCtgatttttacgaaaataaCTCCGAATATTTTGATTGCCTTTATTCCCCAAAAGTAACAGAAAACGCGAATTTGGACAACAATATCGTTAATATCATATCTCAcgatgaaaatataaattttcagaaGATGACTCAGACCAACAATCCAACTtagtcatatttttaaattcaataaattcacGTGAACTTTCTTATATTACTTTGCCCGaatagaatattaaatttataattgacTGTTGTCCTACAAAATCTTTTATTATGTCAGCATTAGCCGAAAAAGCAACATGGAGCCAAGCAGCGCACCAACGGGGAAAAGGAAGAGGATGAAGGAATCTCTCATGGAAGGAGAAGGAAGGTCTAAGACACTTCTGAAAGTGGCCAGAGGGCAAGTAGATGAAATTGACAGGCTCCTTAGGGTGAGCTTCAAGTCCAAACAAGAACTGGTCGATGCTGTTGCGGAATTGAAAAGTACTATGAGGAGCTTGGTATTGGGAATAGAAGGGAAGGAGCTAGGAATAAAGAACTTGGAGGAAGAAAACAGAAGACTGAGGGAAAAAATAGCGCGACTGCTAGGCGGTACGACGATAGGGGTCTAGGTGGAATGCCAGACGGGAACAGAAGAGGAAAGGAGGATTGGTGagtataaggaaaaaataatcattttcatCTACAAAGGGAACAATCTTGGAGGCTATCAAAGAAAGATGGGACGAGAGGATCTTCGGAGCGACCAAGGTAGCTTACAgaaactttattataacttttatcGACGATGGAAACGAACTTAGATAGCCATGACGTTCCTGTTGATGTCTTGCTCgaatgaaaaaataactacACTACAGTATATAAAACAACAACGGGTATAAATAGCGACAACCACGgacttaacatttttgatagattttctaCCTTCTTCAAACTGCACAGAGTAGTAGCTTATATATGGAGACTCAAAAATCGATGTCGGAAAACGACGAATAAGTCAACAGCCTTGACGGTTGAAGAATTAAACAAGTCGCTGCTTATACTAGTAAAATTGGTCCAACGGGATAGTTTCAAAAGAGAAATTTCCGACTTatccaaaagtaaaaaactccCAAAcgatagtaaaattttaaatctaaaccCATTTCTCGATTCAGAAGGGATACTTCGAGTCGGGggacatttaataaattcacagTTTAATTTTGAGCAACAACACCCTATTATATTAccgtataaacataaattctcTGATTTAATAATACAGAATGAGCATATGAAACATCTCCACGCAGGagttcaaaacttgctttcgaTAATTCGCCTCAGATTTTGGATAGTAAACGGAAAAAAATGCGATTAAACGTAACCTTAGTAGATGCATAAGATATTTTAGAGTAAAATCGaaaccttcaaaattttttatgggtTCCCTTCCGGCCGCAAGGGTAATGCCTTCACgatctttttcaaattgtggAATCGATTATGCAGGGCCTATATTCATAAAAGAGGGTACGCTGCGTAGAGCCAAATCCGTAAAAACCtacatatgcatttttgtttgttttgcccCGCGTAGAGTACATATCGAACTGGTTAAAGATCTTTCGACCTATAGCTTCTTGAATGCTGTGGAAAGGTTCTGTTCCAGACGACGAAAATCAACAAATATACATTCAGATAATGGTTCTAACTTTGTAGGggcaaataattattttatcgaactctataacttaataaatgatGAATCACACATTAACGCCACAACTACATTTTTAGCCAATCATTTGATGAAGTGGCATTTCATACCCGCGCGTAGTGCCCATATGGGAGGATTGTGGGAGGCGGCGGTGAAATCGACTAAGTTTCATCTTCGCCGCGTCTTAGGTGAATCATCCCTTATATACGAAAAGATGTACactttattagtaaaaatcgaaGTTTGTCATAACTCGCGACCACTAATGCCAATTTCAAACGACATAAACGACTATGCACCTTAACCCCCGCGCATTTTCTTATTGGTGACTCGTTGGCAAGTTTACCACAACCCGACTACCAGAACGCCGTGATCTCTTATTTATCTCATTACGAACGACTATAACTCCAacagcatttttggaatagttgGTCCAGAgattatttgacaaatttgcaaactcgTAGAGATAGAGATTGGAGCATTAGTTTTACTGATGGAACACAACACTGCCCCACTGCGTTGGATTTTAACTCGAGTTGTCGAACTCCATGAAGGAAAGGATCATGAGATACGTGTAGTGTCAGTGCGTTTACCAAGTGGAACTATATCGCGAAGATTACTGTCAAAAATATGCCCATTACCCATGAATAATGATTAACCCTTTGTAAGTATTTTAAAAGGTAACGAACTTTTAACGGGGCCGGCATGTTAAGGCTGATGCAGAGGAcaaaatatccgataattgatttaatctattagttcgataagttgtattcttcataagcccAGAATTAAATCTGTGattagtatgtaaggaacccgtgtgctacgcctatgaacat belongs to Euwallacea similis isolate ESF13 chromosome 7, ESF131.1, whole genome shotgun sequence and includes:
- the LOC136410065 gene encoding tigger transposable element-derived protein 6-like is translated as MIIKNCEMTCHSHSNMLLRTLGYFTPMCIDTYLKDSIWATIDNKGALIRAKAKDIVQTLQYKNFSASSGCLEKFRKRIIHIFNADETGLFFRTLPDKTLTFKREKCTDGKLSKERLTILHYVNMDGEKKRLLVIEELLRDFDIRMGAKRRKILLFLNNACSPPKDIQLVFLPPNCTSVVQPLDYGIIKNFKAFYRSIMVKNLLSKMEFVDSIKGFTKVINILDAVYFLKTAWQKVTAETIENCFRKTGITREQVKINIENGDDSVKDDLPLSVLSEMLRNYEALGISSKNLDDFINIDIGLIVERDDEPFTVDSVTQEETVHISDDSDAEPDINDQTTPQSYQQAICLLWFLFTNSHKRTPPLAGHILTDPTVSACERFHCSLIDKLTGIAKIVLFFYGPYEGRSPTLQVK